CAGGACCTTGCGCGTGAACCAGTCCATGATCGCCACAAGATAGAGAAATCCCCGTTTCATGGGAATATATGTGATATCGGAACACCAGACCTGGTCAGGCCGATTGATGACCAGATCCCGTAGCAGATATGGATATTTCCGATGTTCCGGATGGGGCACGGTCGTGCGCGGCTTCTGGTAGATCGCCCGCAGGCCCATGATCGCCATGAGCCGCCGGACCCGCTTGCGGCCCACTTCATGTCCCAGGCGGCGCAGATACCATGTCATCTGCCGTGAGCCATAATACGGCGTTTCCAGGAACTGGGCGTCGATCAGCCGCATCAGCTCCAGATTGGCCTCGCTCTGTGGCACAGGTCGATAGTAGACGCCCGACCGGTTGAGTTGCAGCAGCGTGCATTGCCGGATTATCGGCAGGCGCGCTCGCTTCGGGTCAATCATCTGCCGCCTCTGATCACGCCCAACCGAGCAGAGGCATCCCGCAAAAAATCCCGTTCCACCAGCAACTGGCCGATCTTGGCGTGCAGTTTCTCTACATCAGCAGGGCTGACTGAAGGTTCCGTTACTGACTTACCAGAAAAAAGGCTTGCCATGCCTTCGATCGCCTGGCGCTTCCATTGGGCGATCATCGTCTGATGCACGCCATGTTTCGACGCCAGTTCCGCCAGCGTCAGTTCGCCACGGATCGCCTCCAGGGCAACCCGTGATTTGAACTCCGCCGCATACCGTTTCCGCGTAACCTTGCCCATAAAACCCGTCCTCGTTCAGGTCAGATGATAGCTTATCGCCCTGTCCGAAAAATGGGGACCACTTCTGGGAACCACTGATCGAGGCAGTCTACCCCGCAAGGCAAGACCCCGCCGAAGCACTTTAGGCGAATGATTTCCGCGATTTTCTGGCGCTATCAGAACGGCGCGAAGTGGCGCGCCCTACCATATCTAAGTTTGATTCTTGGTGTATTGCCGTACAACTGTTCATTCGATGGCCGAAATTTGGTGTATGCCAGCGCCTCTTTGAAAAGCTCAAAGACAGAGTTTTGGCTCTCGGCATGATCTTTCTCGATCGCACGACGATCCGTACCCATCACAAGGTGGCCGGGGCCGCCCAAAAGGAGGATACAGGGGACGCCTCAGAGATCGTGAGGCGCCCGAGCCACTCA
This DNA window, taken from Komagataeibacter sucrofermentans DSM 15973, encodes the following:
- a CDS encoding IS3 family transposase (programmed frameshift); the protein is MGKVTRKRYAAEFKSRVALEAIRGELTLAELASKHGVHQTMIAQWKRQAIEGMASLFSGKSVTEPSVSPADVEKLHAKIGQLLVERDFLRGCLCSVGRDQRRQMIDPKRARLPIIRQCTLLQLNRSGVYYRPVPQSEANLELMRLIDAQFLETPYYGSRQMTWYLRRLGHEVGRKRVRRLMAIMGLRAIYQKPRTTVPHPEHRKYPYLLRDLVINRPDQVWCSDITYIPMKRGFLYLVAIMDWFTRKVLSWRLSNTMDVAFCIEALQDALMRYGAPDIFNTDQGSQFTTPRFTGILEERQIRISMDGRGRWLDNVFIERLWRSLKYECVYLHAFETGSELRAGLGRWIAHYNERRLHAALAGRTPDEAYHNVPTPSGPGLTPDQRANSNAVRRAA